The window GCCGAACAGAGCGCGCGATTCGTCCGGCAGGCGCTTTCGCGTCCACGCGCCCAGTAACGTGTAAAGCGCGCCGCAGGCGAGAGACACGAAGCCGAGCGCGTGCTGATGATCCTCGCGCAGCATCACCACGGCGAAGGCGAAGGTCACCGTCGCGTCGGCGAGGGCGAGGATGAAGCGTTCGAGTGTGAGGGGCGTTCGCTCGCGCCAATGGCGGGCGAAGGGCACGATCTGGAACTGCGCGAAAAACACGAAGAGCCAGACGAGCGCCGGAACGAGCGCGGGCTTGTCGTAATACTCCGTGAACCAACCCGTGTAGAGCGCGAAGGTGGCGACAAAGGCGAGGAGGTCGAGCGCGCGCCAGTTGCGGAATGTCGCGACGAGCAGCACGCCGAGGTTGAGCGCGGTGAGATAACCGAAGAGCGCGTCGCGCGCGTCCACGCCCTGCGAGAGCAGCACGGGGGTCAGGTAACCGCCGATCGCGGCGAGGATCGCCATCGCGGGCGCGCCGTGAAGCACGGCGAGCGCCATGCCCGCGCCGACCACGATCACCATCGCGGCGAACGCGGCGACGTTCGACATGAGGTGATAGAGCGAATACCCGGCGAAGAGCGAGACGAAGACCACCGCGAGCCCCGCGCCGATGAGCCCCTGACCGAGCGCGCCCATGTCGCGCCGGATCGCGCGCTCGCCGGCGAGCAGCATGGCGACGCCGAACGCGACGCCGAGCGCCACGCGCGCCGCGGGACCGAGCCAGTTGTTGTCGAAGGCGTATTTCACGAAGAACGCGGCGGACAAAAAGAGCACGATCGCGCCCGCCCACGTCATCCAACGCTTGCCGATGCGCGATTCGATGTCATCCCACGACATCGAATCCGACGTGTGGCCCGGCCGCCCTCGGCCGGGATCTTCCGCAAATGTGGTCCGGCCGCCCTCGGCCGGGGTCGGCCAATTATCCCGTGTGGTCCGGCCGCCCTCGGCCGGGATGAAACCATCGCGGGTGGGGGCGCCCGCGCCACACTCCTGATCCTCCGATTGCCCCCCGCCGGGATCGATGGGCGTGGCGACGGGGATCCTCGGCTCGGCCCGCATGGGCGCGACGTCGGACCCGCCTTCGGTACGCCGCTTCAGCGACTCCATCCGGAAGGCCAAGGACGCGACGTCTTTATTCAGACGCGAAATCTTGACGAGCGCGACGATGCCCGCGATCGATCCGGCGAGGATCGTGCCCGCGGCGGCGACCGCCAGAAAAATCAGCGCGCACTCGTCCATGCGAACCTCCGGGGAGCGAGGAAGGAGCCGCCGAATGCGTGGCGTGATGATAGTGCCGCCGACGTGCCGTTCACAACCGCCCGGGATCGGTCGGAGAGGAAGCAGAATGGAACGGGTCCGCTTCCCGCTCTTTTCGGGTCGGCTAGGATGCGATGGTGAGACGAGCCGTCAACGCAACGCCGGACGGCCCGAAGGCCGCCCGGCGTTGTCATTGGCGTCAAGAGGATTTCGTCGTTGGGGCGCGATTCAGCGCGCCCCGTCCGTTACAGGTTCTCCCAGCCGACGATGAACGAAACGAGCAGCGTTCCGCCGCCGATGCTCAGGTCGCCATCGGTGCGCAGCGTGTCGAATTCCGCGCCGGGGTATTCCGCGCCCCAGCCGCGCAGATCGAGTTGCACGCCCGCCGCGAGGCCGTTGTCGAAGCGGTGGTACCAGTTGCCGCCGAGCTCGAACAGGCCCGACACGCCGCGCGCGTAGAGGACGCCGTCGATTTCGGCCTCCGCACCGCCGACGCCGACCTTCGTCTGAAGCGTCCACGCGTTCTGCCGTCGGTCGCCGGTCAGCCAGCGGTAGCCGATGCCCGCGGCCAGCCAACTCACGTCGTAGTGAATCAGCCGGTTGTGCAGACCCGCCGCGCGGCCGTATTCGTCGTCCTCGAAGTTCATCGACGAAAAACCATTCTCGCCGAGAGCCGAAGCCGACAGCAGGAACTGACGCCCACGCGCCGGGAAGAACACCGCCTCGACGCCGCCGCTCGTCATGCGACCGCCGCGCAGGTTGAACTGCGTCTCTTCGTCGCGTCCGGCGGGGACGTTGTCGAACGTGAAGCTGCCGCCGCCGCCGGTCGTGCCGCTACCGTAGCGGCCGAGCAACAGGAACCATCCCGTTTCGACCTCGTCGAGCCCGCCCTCATCGTGCAGGTTCACGACGACCGGAGCTTTTTCGGCCGCGGGCGCCGCCGCCGGTTCCGACTTCGTTTCGCGACCTTCGCCCTCACCCTCTGCGTCGTCGGCCGCGAAAGCGGGCACGGCGCACAGCGCGAAGGCCATCATCGCCACTCCGAGCACGCACCACGTATCCAACACGCACCACGAATTCCTGCGGATCATGGGGATTCTCCTTTCCGGTCACCGCCGCGCGCATGGTGCGTCGCACGCGGGCGAAAATCAAGAAAAATCGCGAAAAGTCGCGAAACTTCGCGAAATCCGGGACGAAATTTGGAGGCGGTTACTTCTTCGCCGCGTCAACCTGGGAGCAGATTCGCAGCGTGGGATCGAGGCGCATGAACTCGCACTTCTTCTTGTGGTCGTAGCTCTTCGCCTTGGGGCATGTGTCTTTTTTGATCGCGTCGAGTCCCTCGTTCACGCACGCATCGCGCGCGAGCGCGTCGGCGACCTTGTCGCACTTCGCCTTCACGGCGCGCACCCGGTCGCACAGTTGCAGATCGACGACCCAGGGCACGTCCGGCGTGGGCGCGGGCGTGGCCTCCCCGGGCGCGGCGGGCTTTTTCGACTCGTCGTCGCCGCCGCCCGTCAAATAGCCGAGCGACTTGAGCTGGTCCTCGTTCGCCACGTGCTGGTTTCGCACCAGCACAGCGGGGATTTTGGGCGCGATCACGTCGGCGGCCTCGGCCGCCTTCATCAGGTCGTCGGGCACGGCCTGGCCGGGCGCGAGATTTGTTTTCTCGGTCGGGTCCGACTCGAGATTGTACAGCATCGTCGTTTCGGCGGCCTTATCGACGATGACCTTCCACGGGTACTGGATTGCTCCGTAGGCCGCCACGGGCCCGCGGTGCAGATGCAGCGGAAGCGCCCGTTTTTCGGGGACGTTCGCGAGCAGGTTCGCGCCGTCGAGATCCTGCGCGGTGATTCCCGCCATACCGAGCAGCGTCGGCATGACATCAACCACGCCCACGCGTGTCGCGACCTTTTTACCCGCCGCCACCTCGTAGGGGCGCGGAGCATTCGGGGCGCTCGGCGGCGCGATGATGAGCGGCACGCGAAGCGTTCCCTCGAAGAGATCGTAGCCATGCAGCATCGTGTCGTGCTCGGAAAACGCCTCGCCGTGGTCCGACACGAACAGGACGTAGGCGTTTTCGAGGCCCGGCAGTTTGCCGAGGATGCGACCGATCACGTCGTCGCACGCGGCGATCTCGGAGTCGTACACATCCCTGAGCGCCTGAAGGTGCAGTTGGTTTTTCGAAAAGAATCCGCGCGGAAATGAGCTCATCAGGTCGCCCTGCGACGGGTTCACGTCGAGCAGGATCTTCTGGTCGGCGTCGGGCGCGATCTTCTGGAAGAAGGGTTCGCGCGGCAGATAGGGCGTGTGCGGGTCGAAGAAGTGGAGGTAGAGAAAATACGGCTTCGCCTCGCGGACCGCTGTCGCCAGCTTCGGCAGGTCGGCGTCCACGAGTTCCTCGACGTATTCCGCGTTGGCCGATGTCGCTTCCTCGAAGATCTCGAAACCCTGCCCGAAACCGGTGGTGCGCGTGATGTGGACGTTCGTGGAGTACCCGAGCGTCAGATAGCCCGCGCCGGCGAGTCGTTCGGCCAACGTGTCGTGGGCGTTGCCGAGCTGATGCTGGTAGGCGATCTGGCCGAAGATCTGCAGGCCCTGGATGATGCCGTGGCGCTGGGGATTCAGCCCGGTGAACATGGAAGCCATCGACGGCACGGTCCACGACGTGGGCGGGTAGACGTTTTCGAAAAGCATGCCGCGCGACGCGAGGGCGTCGACATTCGGCGTCGTCGGGCGTGCGTAGCCGTAAGCGCCTACGTGGTCGGCGCGCAGCGTGTCCACGACGATCATCACGATATGCGGCGTGGCCGGCGCCTTGGGCGGGCGGGTAAAAACGAAGACCGTCGCGCCCGCGAGCACGACCACGACTAGAGCCAGAATTCCCACCAGTTTCTTCATGCCGCGAAAGTTAGACGCGCGTCGTTTCCCTGTCAAACGAGCGGTCGAACCGCTTCGTCCTCAAGTCCGTCCGGCGTCAATCCGATAACATGATCGGCAGGGGCAAAGCCGAAAAAAACGTCCGCGTTGCGCTACGGCGAACGCCTGAGTATCGGCGCAGTCGGGGTCTCCTCCGGAAACCGTAAGCCCGGCGCAATTCCCCGGCTGCGCATCCCGCTCGCGGGCGACGCGGCGGACGAAGAGCGATTGACAAAACTCGATGTGCTGTTCGCGGAAGCCATTCCGTGAACAGGCACCGCTCCATCCCGACCCGGGCGTTTGACGCCCGGGATTTTTTTTCAAACCACGTGAATGTCTCTTTTCACTTCCTCGGCTTATCGCTACAATCCTATATTATCGATGTTTGGCGGGCTTTCCCGCGCGTGTTGATGGCCTGTTTCCGACGAGGTTCGACATGGCGACGTGCTTTTCGCGGCTCTTGGCGCTGCTGTGGGTACTCTCGATCGTAGTCCTGACGGCCGCGGGATGCGGTTGTTCGGGGATCGGCGGCGATGAGGACGACGATGCCGTCGGCGATGACGACGGCGGAAACGACGACGATGGATCAGGCGACGACGACGATTCGCCGCCCGATTACCCCAAGAATCACGAGACCCCCTGGGATTGCTACATCTGCCATGCTGAGGGGTTCTACGACGCACCGCAGGAACCGCACGGCGGCGAGAAGGATGCGCCCGACGACTGCATCGGCTGTCACGATCCGAGTGAAGACACCTACACCGATCCCGACGCCCCCGAGGGGCACGGCGAATCCGGCGATTGCCTCGACTGCCATCAGGGCGAACACGGTCGCACCTTTGGCGATCCGCTTCAGTGCCTCGTCTGCCATCTGCCCGGCGAGGGTCCGCCGAGCGCGCCGACCGGACATGACCTGGACTGGAACTGCGCGATCTGCCATCACGACGCGCCGTTCTACGGCGCGGGCGAGGAACCGCACGGCGACGCCTACGATCCCCCGGACGATTGCCGGGCGTGTCACGCCGTCGGCGATTGGGTCTATACGAACGAGAGCGCGCCCGAAGGCCACGGTGCGACGCAGGACTGCCTGACCTGCCACGACGCGCGGCACGGCGCGGCGTGGGAAGTCATCGCCCAATGCGCGGTGTGCCATCTGCCGGGCGAGGCGGCATCGAAGTTTTCGAAGGATCACAAGACGACGTGGGACTGTTACATCTGCCACGCGGGCAACTTCAACGGGTCGCCCAAGGAGCCGCACGATGGCGATTACGACGCGCCCGACCAGTGCCTCGCGTGCCACACGATGGGAACGTTTTCGAGCTCGCGCCACGGCCCCGAACCCGAGGACGATCACACGTCCGCGTGGAATTGCCTGAACTGTCACTCGACGCGGCATGGCAAACCGTGGCAGGACAACGACCAATGCAAGTTGTGCCACCGGTTCTGATCGCGCATCATTCGACGTGAGGTCCGGCCCCGCTCCGGCGGGGTCGCCCTTCCCCGTCCCCTCTCCCGTCGAACGGGAGAGGGGTGACCGAAGGTCGGGGTGAGGGGAACGCATCCATGAGTGAACCGGTTTTCGCCGACAAGACCCGTCTACCCTCCGACGCCGATTTGGCGACCGTGCTCGGCGCGGCGAATGCGCACTGGGATTTTCTGATCGCGTTCGTCCGCAAGAATTGCCCAGAGGCCGTGCACGAGTGGAAATTCTACGGCGCGAAATACGGCTGGCAGCTCAAGATCGTCCACGCAAAAAAGGCGCTCCTGTACATGATCCCCCACCAGGGCGGATTCAACGCGGCGCTGGCCCTGCGCCCGCCCGCGTTGGCCGCGCTGCGCGAGGCGGGGCTGCCGGAAGAGTTTGTCCGTGAGATCGAGGCCGCGAAGGAATCCCCCGAGGGCCGACCGGCGCGGGTCTTCGTGAAAACGAAAAAGGACGCCGCCCTCGCCGCGAAACTGGTCGGGCTGAAACTCACGACGTAACGCATTCTCGCCCGGCGTATAAAAACCCGATCCTTGACCGTCGCTGCTTTCGGGGGCACATCCATGTGCCGAATGCCGGGCGCGATTTCGCCCGAATGGCGCATGAGGTTTTGCGATGAGTCCCGTCACGTTGGCCATGATCCTGGGGGTGTTGCTCGTCATCGCGGTTGCGACGTTTGTTTTCGGAATCAAGATTCTGATCGGCACGATCGCGTTTTTCGCGGCGCTCTATTACGTCGGTGTCCGCTGTTTTCGCGACGATCGCCAGCCCGACGAGATCCATTTCGTTCCGACGAGCGACGGTTGGAACATCACGCTTTGGCGGATCCGGCCCCGCGCCACGCCCGCGAAACCCGTTCCGGTTCTGTTGCAGCACGGCCTCGGCGCAAACCACCGCAACCTGGATGTCGACGACCACACCTCGGTC of the Deltaproteobacteria bacterium genome contains:
- a CDS encoding DUF2339 domain-containing protein, producing the protein MDECALIFLAVAAAGTILAGSIAGIVALVKISRLNKDVASLAFRMESLKRRTEGGSDVAPMRAEPRIPVATPIDPGGGQSEDQECGAGAPTRDGFIPAEGGRTTRDNWPTPAEGGRTTFAEDPGRGRPGHTSDSMSWDDIESRIGKRWMTWAGAIVLFLSAAFFVKYAFDNNWLGPAARVALGVAFGVAMLLAGERAIRRDMGALGQGLIGAGLAVVFVSLFAGYSLYHLMSNVAAFAAMVIVVGAGMALAVLHGAPAMAILAAIGGYLTPVLLSQGVDARDALFGYLTALNLGVLLVATFRNWRALDLLAFVATFALYTGWFTEYYDKPALVPALVWLFVFFAQFQIVPFARHWRERTPLTLERFILALADATVTFAFAVVMLREDHQHALGFVSLACGALYTLLGAWTRKRLPDESRALFGFVALAVAFVTIAVPLHLKVSGTAILWAIEGPILLYLGYRFRYAPLRHGAAAIAALALLYVLGENYPLHSAFFVPVANIPFATAALAVAALVVFARVHRAFERDATPWDGYLRTAAAVTAALAAAYFASEEASLYVVFLAPERVWEVAGAWSLRLPQCASAAALAVSAAVTVLIAHRSKSLALFASAALVAGVSAFVAISAYQYAGSGWAWFANPRFAAAVVVAAAGAFAAARRVEGSRGAIDPRPIGLGVVTLFALAILTLENYSFFSMRRIDQQGEWGAQMAVTITWGLFAVAALVVGFRIRARALRLAALGLLGVAGLKLVLFDMSSVEQIYRILTFVAMGLLMIGASYLYHVVEKRVAAEAAKSESA
- a CDS encoding sulfatase encodes the protein MKKLVGILALVVVVLAGATVFVFTRPPKAPATPHIVMIVVDTLRADHVGAYGYARPTTPNVDALASRGMLFENVYPPTSWTVPSMASMFTGLNPQRHGIIQGLQIFGQIAYQHQLGNAHDTLAERLAGAGYLTLGYSTNVHITRTTGFGQGFEIFEEATSANAEYVEELVDADLPKLATAVREAKPYFLYLHFFDPHTPYLPREPFFQKIAPDADQKILLDVNPSQGDLMSSFPRGFFSKNQLHLQALRDVYDSEIAACDDVIGRILGKLPGLENAYVLFVSDHGEAFSEHDTMLHGYDLFEGTLRVPLIIAPPSAPNAPRPYEVAAGKKVATRVGVVDVMPTLLGMAGITAQDLDGANLLANVPEKRALPLHLHRGPVAAYGAIQYPWKVIVDKAAETTMLYNLESDPTEKTNLAPGQAVPDDLMKAAEAADVIAPKIPAVLVRNQHVANEDQLKSLGYLTGGGDDESKKPAAPGEATPAPTPDVPWVVDLQLCDRVRAVKAKCDKVADALARDACVNEGLDAIKKDTCPKAKSYDHKKKCEFMRLDPTLRICSQVDAAKK
- a CDS encoding DUF3788 family protein → MSEPVFADKTRLPSDADLATVLGAANAHWDFLIAFVRKNCPEAVHEWKFYGAKYGWQLKIVHAKKALLYMIPHQGGFNAALALRPPALAALREAGLPEEFVREIEAAKESPEGRPARVFVKTKKDAALAAKLVGLKLTT